The following proteins are co-located in the Enterobacter cloacae complex sp. ECNIH7 genome:
- the repA gene encoding plasmid replication initiator RepA: MNSGTFSDATYFDWSEYDLANLREARDSAVVSPKRTRRRRGTHSTACKCADPKYLRPANFNQLPKVLRDGYHRAQKRRFSRHPYFVHMRTNAGRERDFRQEFQNLLNAMGPLLVSGCDIATFNVALNSSQICKALSPKDSRGEVIPGEEVTPSRICRALDLLENYGLIEPYMRRLDPYTKTYLPRHVTLTEQFFRLLQVNLDLLYKEREERLRALAEGILAPGEVMSVKAARQRFFDEKVAQALKVRRERAIEQKRLSRIARSTRLDDRQFQIAAWLINTRPEVSGMTPDDFELLVYHYLRQIKLNFDAEPPG, encoded by the coding sequence GTGAATAGCGGAACATTTTCCGATGCTACCTATTTCGACTGGTCGGAATACGACTTAGCGAATCTGCGTGAAGCACGCGATTCTGCTGTTGTTTCTCCGAAGCGTACTCGCCGCCGTCGTGGAACACACTCGACGGCGTGTAAGTGTGCTGATCCTAAATATCTTCGACCTGCGAACTTTAACCAGCTCCCGAAAGTACTTCGGGACGGGTATCATCGTGCCCAGAAACGCCGTTTCTCGCGGCATCCGTATTTCGTGCATATGCGCACGAATGCTGGCCGTGAGCGCGATTTCCGACAGGAATTCCAGAATCTTCTTAATGCAATGGGGCCCCTGCTGGTCAGCGGTTGCGACATTGCCACGTTTAACGTCGCCCTCAACAGCTCACAGATATGCAAGGCGTTAAGCCCCAAAGATTCCCGGGGTGAGGTAATACCTGGTGAAGAGGTCACGCCTTCCCGCATTTGCCGCGCACTCGATCTGTTAGAAAATTACGGCCTTATCGAGCCGTACATGCGTCGTCTGGACCCGTACACAAAAACATATCTCCCACGTCATGTCACTTTAACAGAGCAGTTTTTCAGGCTCCTCCAGGTCAATCTCGATCTGCTGTACAAAGAGCGTGAAGAACGTCTGCGCGCGCTGGCTGAGGGGATTCTTGCCCCTGGCGAAGTGATGTCCGTAAAAGCGGCCCGACAGCGCTTCTTTGACGAGAAAGTGGCGCAGGCCCTGAAGGTTCGCCGCGAGCGAGCGATAGAACAGAAGCGCCTTTCCAGAATTGCGCGTTCTACCCGACTCGATGACCGGCAGTTCCAGATTGCAGCCTGGCTGATCAACACGCGGCCGGAGGTCTCAGGTATGACTCCGGATGATTTCGAGTTGCTGGTCTACCATTACCTGCGTCAGATCAAGCTCAATTTTGACGCTGAGCCACCAGGCTAA
- the tap gene encoding RepA leader peptide Tap: protein MLRKVQYLFLRHLLLPCNISAGGCE, encoded by the coding sequence ATGCTCAGAAAAGTTCAATACTTGTTTCTGCGCCATTTGCTCCTTCCGTGCAACATAAGTGCGGGCGGGTGTGAATAG
- a CDS encoding replication regulatory protein RepA, which produces MSQIDNAVTSSSKRAYRKGTPLSVSERKMRSVSRKRETHKPVNVFIQNSHKDKLDAFCQENGLTQAEAIELLIKRELLGE; this is translated from the coding sequence ATGTCGCAGATCGATAATGCAGTAACTTCCTCATCGAAACGAGCTTACCGAAAGGGTACGCCTCTTAGTGTAAGTGAGAGGAAAATGCGTTCGGTATCCCGTAAAAGGGAGACTCATAAACCTGTAAATGTGTTCATCCAGAATTCTCACAAAGATAAACTGGACGCATTTTGTCAGGAGAATGGGTTAACTCAGGCAGAAGCGATAGAGCTGCTCATAAAACGAGAATTGTTAGGTGAGTAG
- a CDS encoding phospholipase D family nuclease, protein MQIMSKKHMCRWFLPSLLGLVLCVPVPNTYAATVEAGFSPEGTALQLVLKTIETAQQEIRLMGYSFTSPEVARALVRAKRRGVDVGVVLDWKANTGKNNNASKAAMNILVGAGIPVRTVSAYKILHDKVIVVDGRNTQVGSFNFSRAADRSNSENVLVVWDDPVLARSYLNHWTSRWAQGTDWKQTY, encoded by the coding sequence ATGCAAATAATGTCTAAAAAACATATGTGCCGATGGTTTCTGCCCAGTCTGCTCGGTCTGGTTCTGTGCGTGCCAGTACCGAATACTTACGCAGCCACCGTTGAGGCAGGATTTTCTCCGGAAGGTACAGCTCTCCAGCTGGTTCTTAAGACAATTGAGACCGCGCAACAGGAAATCCGTCTGATGGGCTATTCCTTCACCTCTCCGGAGGTGGCCAGGGCACTAGTCAGGGCAAAACGTCGGGGCGTAGATGTGGGCGTGGTTCTGGACTGGAAAGCTAATACCGGAAAGAACAACAACGCCAGTAAAGCAGCCATGAACATTCTGGTTGGTGCTGGTATCCCGGTTCGTACAGTCAGTGCCTACAAAATTCTCCACGACAAAGTGATCGTCGTTGATGGCCGCAACACCCAGGTCGGCTCATTTAACTTCAGCCGGGCTGCAGACCGTTCGAATTCGGAGAACGTGCTTGTCGTCTGGGATGACCCAGTCTTAGCCCGCAGCTACCTGAACCACTGGACATCCCGCTGGGCGCAAGGAACGGACTGGAAACAGACGTACTGA
- the traX gene encoding type-F conjugative transfer system pilin acetylase TraX: MSPGKSVALHPFRPVLNFSALQRDVIRMVAFMAMVGDHIATAFQLDMPLLNMAGRCAFPLFALVSGCNMAGKTLRQHSLNRLWLMALMAQPGYWLAFREAGLMWWQLNILFAFAVVMQVARFLQAASVFNGVAAFSALVGYLPLSSASYGIPGLLMLTGAVLIWQVRDSLRPALFAVWLLLVALLNARHGDVMMLSGVLLTLTVLFCVYGLVPAPGRRLQAGRWFAPAYALHLLCIGFLVSVL; the protein is encoded by the coding sequence ATGAGTCCGGGGAAATCTGTTGCCCTGCATCCTTTCAGGCCGGTCCTGAATTTCTCCGCGCTGCAGCGCGATGTCATCCGGATGGTCGCGTTTATGGCAATGGTGGGGGACCACATCGCCACTGCCTTCCAGCTGGATATGCCCTTACTGAACATGGCCGGGCGTTGTGCATTCCCCCTGTTTGCGCTGGTCAGCGGCTGCAACATGGCAGGCAAAACCCTGCGTCAGCACAGCCTCAACCGCCTGTGGCTGATGGCACTCATGGCCCAGCCGGGTTACTGGCTGGCCTTCAGGGAAGCCGGACTCATGTGGTGGCAACTGAATATCCTGTTCGCCTTCGCCGTTGTTATGCAGGTGGCTCGATTCCTGCAGGCTGCGTCCGTGTTTAATGGCGTTGCGGCGTTTTCAGCCCTGGTGGGGTATCTGCCGCTTAGCTCTGCCAGTTACGGTATACCAGGTCTGCTGATGCTCACCGGCGCGGTTCTTATCTGGCAGGTCCGGGACTCACTGCGGCCAGCCCTGTTTGCTGTCTGGCTGTTGCTGGTCGCCCTGCTTAATGCCCGTCACGGTGATGTGATGATGCTCTCCGGCGTACTGCTGACGTTGACTGTGCTGTTTTGCGTGTATGGCCTGGTACCGGCTCCCGGGCGACGCCTGCAGGCCGGACGGTGGTTTGCACCAGCGTATGCCCTCCATCTGCTGTGTATTGGTTTTCTGGTCAGTGTTCTTTGA